Proteins co-encoded in one Candidatus Omnitrophota bacterium genomic window:
- a CDS encoding 50S ribosomal protein L9 → MKVILTKNVENLGDIGEIKTVSDGYARNYLLPGNFALKATKHSEQQVEKMKTRYIAEKGKLLQKAQEIASAIAKTEINIAKNVHEEKKLFGSLGVSEITEALAAKKIHIDRKSVIIKEPIKEIGIYDVEIRLHPEVSASVKVWVTAAE, encoded by the coding sequence ATGAAAGTCATACTGACAAAAAATGTTGAGAATCTGGGGGATATAGGCGAGATCAAAACCGTTTCCGACGGTTACGCGAGAAATTATCTTCTGCCGGGGAATTTCGCTCTGAAAGCGACGAAGCATTCCGAGCAGCAGGTTGAAAAAATGAAAACGCGTTATATCGCCGAAAAAGGAAAGCTCCTCCAGAAGGCGCAAGAAATAGCCTCAGCGATAGCCAAAACCGAGATCAATATAGCGAAGAATGTGCACGAAGAGAAAAAACTTTTCGGTTCTCTGGGCGTTTCCGAGATAACCGAAGCTCTCGCAGCGAAAAAAATACACATTGACAGGAAATCGGTGATCATCAAAGAGCCCATAAAGGAAATAGGGATCTATGACGTGGAGATCAGGCTTCATCCGGAGGTGAGCGCTTCCGTCAAAGTCTGGGTGACGGCGGCCGAATAA